DNA sequence from the Bordetella genomosp. 9 genome:
ACTACGTTGCCGAACGATTGCCCCACAACTGGATCCAGGCCATGCGCCTTGGCAACGGTGGACACGATATCGTTGATGGTCTTGCCGTGAAAGCTGCGTTCGGTGCGCGTGCGCAGCGCCGCCGCCAGGTTGGCGCTGCGGGCGCGCAGTGTGATCTGGTCCGGTGGGCCGCTGTACTCGACTTCGTCCACGACGAACGTTCCCTTGTCGACCAGGCCGGTTTGCTCCCAGCCGAGGAACACGCGTAGCGTGACACCCAGCCTCGGGATCTCCAGCAGGCCATCGTTGTCGTGCAGCACGATATCGAGCTGGTCCGCCTCGCCGCCCCGGCATTCGGTGATCGACAGGCTATCCAGGCGCGACGCCATCCCGGCGCTGACATCGCGACCATCGAGCGTGACGCGCCAGATCGCGCGCGGATATGCATACGGCCCAATGCTCACGAAAGCCCCCAATCGGTCACAGAGCCATCCAGGGCGCCGATAGGAAGCTGCAAGTCATCGAGCAGTGTCTGGGCCTTGCTGCTGTCCACGCGCGCCAGCGTGATGCTGAAATCGACCTTCCGGGCCTGGCCGTTCACGCTGAGGTTGCTATGGTCCTCGCTCTTGTCGCGGATGACGTAGGCGCCGTAGACCGCGCCCGACCCGTCCACCAAGACGTAAGCCTTGCCGGTGTCAGCCATGCGGTGCAGGAGCGTGAGCGAGCCGGCCGACCCAATCAGCTCGGGCGCGACCCATCCGGCCAACGTGATGGTGTCCTCTCCGATGCCGGCGAACTGGTAGGCAGGCTGGGCGCCCATCCTCGGCTTGGACGGATGCCGCCATTCCGATTGCCGCCGCAAGGTCTGGTAAGCGACCGTCGGCAGGCTGAAAACAAACATTCCAAGGGCCATCATCATGGTGAATGCTCCTATGCGTCGTCGAGGTAGGCAGACCGCACGCGCGCGGCTTTCTCGCGGTCTCGCCTGCGCAATGCGTCCTCGACCGCGCGTCCGATGTCGTCGGCCGACATGCCGGCGGCGGGCGAAATGGTGATTTGGATGGTGTCGCCCTGGACGATGACCTGGCGGGCCTCGGCAGGCGGCAGTGCCGGCCGGGTATCGAACGGCCCGGCACCTTGCGCGGCAATGACGCCGCCCGGCGCGCCAGAATCGGCCAGGACGGGCGAAACCGGCGCCAGGGCACCTCCGATAGCTACCGAAGCGGCAAGCGCCTGTGCGGCGCGTATCGCGGCCGGCTGGGCATTGCGGATACCGGCGGCCGCACCTTGGGACACGAATTCGCCCTGCGCCATGAAAACCCGGCTAGGCGAGCGGATGCCCAATTTCTCCTTGAACCAGTCGACCATGCCGCCGCCCAGGTTGCTGATGGTGTCCTTCACGGCGCCGCCCATGCTGGTAATGCCGTTAATAAGGCCCTGGATCAGCATGCTGCCGAACTCGCTGAATTTCGCGGGCAGCTCGACGCCGAGGGCGGACAGGCCGGCCGAAATCGCGCGATAGAGCAAGCCCATGGGCGACCAGTCGGCGAGCAGGGCGCCCACGCCGGCAA
Encoded proteins:
- a CDS encoding phage tail protein, with product MMMALGMFVFSLPTVAYQTLRRQSEWRHPSKPRMGAQPAYQFAGIGEDTITLAGWVAPELIGSAGSLTLLHRMADTGKAYVLVDGSGAVYGAYVIRDKSEDHSNLSVNGQARKVDFSITLARVDSSKAQTLLDDLQLPIGALDGSVTDWGLS